A DNA window from Actinomadura luzonensis contains the following coding sequences:
- a CDS encoding tRNA-dependent cyclodipeptide synthase, with amino-acid sequence MDIAGQALVEVGPCNAASAAILARCEHIVLLVSPGNSYFSAARLAATFAWAVRNVGDVHVLVSDAEMTAATYLARGRPEQDAYRKARDDIRQMAARIRRARDSAGTPDLRISEVADWTGNAAYRHALAYARQAIADPRYIALRVRPPDRAG; translated from the coding sequence GTGGACATCGCAGGACAGGCGCTGGTCGAGGTTGGACCGTGCAACGCCGCGAGCGCCGCGATCCTGGCCAGGTGTGAGCACATCGTGTTGCTGGTCAGCCCGGGCAACTCCTACTTCTCCGCCGCTCGCCTGGCGGCGACGTTCGCCTGGGCCGTCCGAAACGTCGGGGACGTACACGTGCTGGTCTCCGATGCGGAGATGACCGCGGCGACCTACCTGGCCCGGGGCCGGCCGGAGCAGGACGCCTACCGCAAGGCCCGCGACGACATCCGCCAGATGGCGGCCAGGATCCGGCGGGCCCGCGACTCGGCCGGCACGCCTGACCTGCGGATCAGCGAGGTCGCCGACTGGACGGGCAACGCCGCCTACCGCCACGCGCTGGCCTACGCGCGGCAGGCCATCGCCGACCCCCGCTACATCGCGCTGCGCGTCCGCCCGCCCGACCGGGCCGGCTGA
- a CDS encoding carbohydrate ABC transporter permease, which translates to MRRLRLGTYAAVAVFAVPFLLPFYLLLRNALMTRRELGSLEWHWWPETVTFQGFADAFGNEAVPLAHALGNSALISSISAPVSTLLASMAGYALARVPVAAARPVFFFIIATMMVPGAATFIPTFVVVGSMGGVNTLWGLIAPGLFSAFAVLLFRGFYLRFPRELEDAGRVDGLGHLGLYARLALPNSGALFASLGILSFIEHWNAFLWPLVIGQDPEYWTVQVALSTNLNQQAVNLPALFAGALVAILPLVALFLLAQRWIVRGVLLTGVKG; encoded by the coding sequence ATGAGGAGGCTGCGGCTGGGCACGTACGCGGCGGTGGCCGTGTTCGCGGTGCCGTTCCTGCTGCCGTTCTACCTGCTGCTGCGCAACGCGCTCATGACGCGGCGCGAGCTGGGGTCGCTGGAGTGGCACTGGTGGCCGGAGACGGTGACGTTCCAGGGGTTCGCCGACGCCTTCGGCAACGAGGCCGTGCCGCTGGCGCACGCCCTCGGCAACTCGGCGCTGATCTCGTCGATCTCCGCGCCGGTGAGCACGCTGCTGGCCTCGATGGCGGGCTACGCGCTGGCCCGTGTCCCGGTGGCGGCCGCGCGGCCGGTGTTCTTCTTCATCATCGCCACGATGATGGTGCCGGGCGCGGCCACGTTCATCCCGACGTTCGTCGTGGTCGGCTCGATGGGCGGGGTCAACACGTTGTGGGGGCTGATCGCGCCCGGCCTGTTCAGCGCGTTCGCCGTGCTGCTGTTCCGCGGCTTCTACCTGCGCTTCCCGCGCGAGCTGGAGGACGCGGGCCGGGTGGACGGCCTCGGCCACCTCGGCCTGTACGCCCGGCTGGCGCTGCCGAACTCGGGCGCGCTGTTCGCCTCGCTCGGCATCCTGTCGTTCATCGAGCACTGGAACGCGTTCCTGTGGCCGCTGGTCATCGGGCAGGACCCGGAGTACTGGACGGTCCAGGTCGCGCTGTCCACCAACCTCAACCAGCAGGCCGTGAACCTGCCGGCGCTGTTCGCCGGGGCGCTGGTGGCCATCCTGCCGCTGGTCGCGCTCTTCCTGCTCGCCCAGCGCTGGATCGTCAGGGGCGTCCTGCTCACCGGCGTCAAAGGCTGA
- a CDS encoding carbohydrate ABC transporter permease, translated as MTSTAAPATVRARRRRRAAARGPAWRAFILLTLPMVAGLFLFKYVAIGWGLLLSFNDARGTISLGAWNGLENYRRLLSDPAFTRSLVTILLFTLFIVPVTFGLALGLAVLVNRLRRGRALFRTTFFVPAAVSYVVGALVWKMSLFSGTPSGVANSLAYLVGHEDAIGWVATVDPPLYWVVLVTVRLWLQTGFYMILFLAGIQQVPAQLYEAARVDGAHSEWTLFRHITWPMLRNTSVAVTLLLIINAFQAFDEFYNILASNLSGLGGADGRTPLIYLFQTALGEQNYGAGSAGAFLVTVLIVAFTLLQGRFAGFGRGDEEEAR; from the coding sequence ATGACGAGCACGGCCGCCCCCGCCACGGTCCGCGCCCGCCGCCGGCGGCGGGCCGCCGCCCGCGGGCCCGCCTGGCGCGCGTTCATCCTGCTCACGCTGCCGATGGTGGCCGGGCTGTTCCTGTTCAAGTACGTCGCCATCGGCTGGGGGCTGCTGCTCAGCTTCAACGACGCCCGCGGCACGATCAGCCTGGGCGCCTGGAACGGGCTGGAGAACTACCGGCGGCTGCTGTCGGACCCGGCCTTCACCCGGTCGCTGGTGACGATCCTGCTGTTCACGCTGTTCATCGTGCCGGTGACGTTCGGGCTGGCGCTGGGCCTCGCGGTGCTGGTCAACCGGCTGCGGCGGGGGCGGGCGCTGTTCCGCACCACCTTCTTCGTGCCGGCGGCCGTGTCGTACGTGGTGGGCGCGCTGGTGTGGAAGATGAGCCTGTTCAGCGGCACGCCGTCGGGGGTGGCCAACAGCCTGGCGTACCTGGTGGGGCACGAGGACGCGATCGGCTGGGTGGCCACCGTGGACCCGCCGCTGTACTGGGTGGTGCTGGTCACCGTACGACTGTGGCTGCAGACCGGCTTCTACATGATCCTGTTCCTGGCCGGCATCCAGCAGGTGCCCGCCCAGCTCTACGAGGCCGCGCGGGTGGACGGCGCCCACTCGGAGTGGACGCTGTTCCGGCACATCACCTGGCCGATGCTGCGCAACACGTCGGTGGCGGTCACGCTGCTGCTGATCATCAACGCGTTCCAGGCGTTCGACGAGTTCTACAACATCCTGGCCTCCAACCTGTCCGGGCTCGGCGGCGCGGACGGCCGCACGCCGCTGATCTACCTGTTCCAGACCGCGCTCGGCGAGCAGAACTACGGCGCCGGGTCGGCGGGGGCGTTCCTGGTCACCGTGCTGATCGTGGCGTTCACGCTGCTGCAGGGCCGCTTCGCCGGCTTCGGCCGCGGCGACGAGGAGGAGGCGCGATGA
- a CDS encoding ABC transporter substrate-binding protein, protein MDRPLTRRGLLKGSVLFVAGAAVSACGGDPLARTRPSSASGGAPKITLSHWYHEYGEQGTQQAAMRYAADFTKANPDTAVKVSWIPGDYATKWTAAVLTADGPDVYEVNDVSPNMVKAGQVTPLDDVLGAEKPDFDPKVLAPYTWGGRAYAVPMIIDPMLLFYRKSLFQKAGVAVPASFPELLAAAKKLTAGKQKGLFAGNDGVGPLNTMLPWSNGNLLIDDRKIIYNDPKVVEALAGLKQLYDAKTTLQGYSTDWWDPGALINGAAAMQWVGLWAVPGLTDALGDDFDAFALPPYGPGGRAVVNMGGWVQVVNGKSRNLDAAKKYVRWLWVENTAAQTDWSLAYGFHVPPRTSAAAKADKLTSGPAKTVMDAVAAHGVKQPALWTAEVRQPYTDAVTAIVKKGADPEKTLAEAAKRSQDILDQVPVL, encoded by the coding sequence ATGGACAGACCACTCACGCGCCGCGGACTGCTCAAGGGATCCGTGCTCTTCGTCGCCGGCGCCGCCGTCTCGGCCTGCGGCGGCGATCCCCTCGCCAGGACCAGGCCGTCGTCCGCCTCCGGGGGCGCTCCCAAGATCACCCTCAGCCACTGGTACCACGAGTACGGCGAGCAGGGCACCCAGCAGGCGGCGATGCGGTACGCGGCCGACTTCACCAAGGCCAACCCCGACACCGCGGTCAAGGTCTCGTGGATCCCCGGCGACTACGCCACCAAGTGGACCGCCGCCGTGCTGACCGCCGACGGCCCCGACGTGTACGAGGTCAACGACGTCAGCCCGAACATGGTGAAGGCCGGCCAGGTGACCCCGCTGGACGACGTGCTGGGCGCGGAGAAGCCCGACTTCGACCCGAAGGTGCTGGCCCCGTACACGTGGGGCGGCCGGGCCTACGCGGTGCCCATGATCATCGACCCGATGTTGCTGTTCTACCGCAAGTCGCTGTTCCAGAAGGCCGGGGTGGCGGTGCCGGCGAGCTTCCCCGAGCTGCTCGCGGCGGCGAAGAAGCTGACGGCCGGCAAGCAGAAGGGCCTGTTCGCCGGCAACGACGGCGTCGGCCCGCTCAACACGATGCTGCCCTGGTCGAACGGCAACCTGCTGATCGACGACCGCAAGATCATCTACAACGACCCGAAGGTGGTCGAGGCGCTGGCCGGGCTCAAGCAGCTCTACGACGCCAAGACCACCCTGCAGGGCTACTCGACCGACTGGTGGGACCCGGGAGCGCTGATCAACGGCGCGGCGGCCATGCAGTGGGTGGGCCTGTGGGCGGTGCCGGGCCTGACCGACGCCCTCGGCGACGACTTCGACGCCTTCGCGCTGCCACCGTACGGCCCCGGCGGGCGCGCCGTGGTCAACATGGGCGGCTGGGTGCAGGTCGTCAACGGCAAGAGCCGCAACCTGGACGCGGCCAAGAAGTACGTGCGCTGGCTGTGGGTGGAGAACACCGCCGCGCAGACCGACTGGAGCCTCGCCTACGGCTTCCACGTCCCGCCGAGGACCAGCGCCGCCGCCAAGGCCGACAAGCTGACCAGCGGCCCCGCCAAGACCGTCATGGACGCCGTCGCCGCGCACGGCGTCAAACAGCCGGCGTTGTGGACCGCCGAGGTGCGCCAGCCCTACACCGACGCCGTCACCGCGATCGTCAAGAAGGGCGCCGACCCGGAGAAGACGCTGGCCGAGGCCGCCAAGCGCTCGCAGGACATCCTCGACCAGGTGCCCGTGCTATGA
- a CDS encoding LacI family DNA-binding transcriptional regulator yields MTAPNRVTIRDVARRAGVSVATVSRVLGGEYPVLAATRNKVVRAVRELDYVPNAHARALSAARPGAVAIVVNSVAVPYYALIAQGVEEQAAQEGRLSLICTTGGDTGRELSVVQLMREQRAEAVILVGSVVVDEEYRKRMTEYAHALAAAGSRLVLCGRPPLGDGVPALVVNFDNTGGAHAVTAHLLSAGHRRILYLGLRPGHSTSDSRVAGYRAALAEYGVPADPGLEVPAEFDRESGYAAMRRLLAAGPPRFTAVFAGNDVVAAGAIQALREHGLRVPEDVSIVGYDDVPPAQDLGLTTVHLPHDELGRAAVRLALGRRTPGSPLPSPLPAPLLAPRPGAAGPPEAGGPDGDGPARVLTLGTHIVVRSSVRRLGPR; encoded by the coding sequence ATGACCGCGCCCAACCGTGTCACCATCAGGGACGTGGCCAGGCGGGCCGGCGTCTCGGTGGCCACGGTGTCCCGCGTGCTGGGCGGCGAGTACCCGGTGCTCGCGGCCACCCGAAACAAGGTCGTCCGGGCGGTGCGCGAGCTGGACTACGTCCCCAACGCCCACGCCCGCGCCCTGTCGGCGGCCCGGCCCGGCGCCGTCGCCATCGTCGTCAACAGCGTCGCCGTGCCGTACTACGCGCTCATCGCGCAGGGCGTCGAGGAGCAGGCCGCCCAGGAGGGACGGCTGTCGCTCATCTGCACCACCGGCGGCGACACCGGCCGCGAGCTGTCCGTCGTGCAGCTCATGCGCGAGCAGCGCGCCGAGGCCGTCATCCTGGTCGGCAGCGTGGTCGTGGACGAGGAGTACCGCAAGCGCATGACCGAGTACGCCCACGCGCTCGCCGCCGCCGGCTCCCGCCTGGTGCTGTGCGGGCGGCCGCCGCTGGGCGACGGGGTGCCGGCGCTCGTCGTCAACTTCGACAACACCGGCGGCGCGCACGCGGTGACCGCCCACCTGCTGTCGGCCGGCCACCGCCGGATCCTCTACCTGGGGCTGCGGCCCGGCCACTCCACCTCCGACAGCCGCGTCGCCGGCTACCGGGCGGCGCTCGCCGAGTACGGCGTGCCCGCCGACCCCGGGCTGGAGGTGCCGGCCGAGTTCGACCGCGAGTCCGGGTACGCCGCCATGCGCCGCCTGCTGGCCGCCGGGCCGCCCCGCTTCACCGCCGTCTTCGCCGGCAACGACGTGGTCGCCGCGGGCGCCATCCAGGCGCTGCGCGAGCACGGGCTGCGGGTGCCCGAGGACGTCTCCATCGTCGGCTACGACGACGTGCCCCCGGCGCAGGACCTCGGGCTGACCACGGTGCACCTGCCGCACGACGAGCTGGGACGCGCCGCGGTCCGCCTGGCCCTCGGCCGCCGCACCCCCGGCTCGCCCCTTCCCTCCCCCCTTCCCGCGCCTCTTCTCGCGCCCCGGCCCGGCGCGGCGGGGCCGCCTGAGGCGGGCGGGCCGGACGGCGACGGTCCGGCGCGGGTCCTGACGCTCGGGACGCACATCGTCGTGCGCAGCTCCGTCCGGCGGCTCGGCCCCCGGTGA
- a CDS encoding heparinase II/III domain-containing protein, translating into MTPPALPARPAGAAGRLGRLAREIREEAERARGTPAPALTAALWRRFADTGDRLAYESVYFERRRRLSALLLAAHLTDAPDDRPDDRPDDRPDDRPDGRRDGRWDPALDDLLWSVCEERTWALPAHAPPPGAPAGRHVVDLFAAETAHTLAEATVLPGVRLGPRVRARVRAEVDRRVLAPFQARRMWWETCAHNWAAVCAGAAGMAALALGSARLPALLPRVEAALAAFRSGAGRDGACLEGPDYWAYGFGYFVYFAEALRAHTGRDLLDDPHVRAMAGYPAAIDLGGGHRPAFADSAGRGAYPAGLLDRLAERLDVPVPEQPAEPSFHDDPCYRWAHLSRTLWWSTGAARRPPAPQAFLPDAGIVAARAPGSAFAAKGGHNDEPHNHLDLGHFVLRAGGATVLDDLGAPEYTRGYFGPHRYRTPQASAAWHSVPLIDGTPQLPGRERAARVAAHVPGEPLLFALDLTAAYGTPRLARFVRTFTWRPGRLDVADDFAFHGGECRVEEVFVSRARPAVRDGVVRWGPVVLDVPEPWRARAEELRVRGHDGARETVHRVRLTAAVPSGPHRFVFRVT; encoded by the coding sequence GTGACCCCGCCCGCGCTGCCCGCCCGTCCCGCCGGCGCGGCGGGGCGGCTCGGCCGGCTGGCGCGGGAGATCCGCGAGGAGGCCGAACGGGCCCGGGGGACGCCCGCGCCCGCGCTGACCGCCGCCCTGTGGCGGCGCTTCGCCGACACCGGCGACCGGCTCGCCTACGAGTCCGTCTACTTCGAACGCCGCCGCCGCCTGTCCGCCCTCCTCCTGGCCGCCCACCTGACCGACGCCCCCGACGACCGGCCCGACGACCGCCCCGACGACCGCCCCGACGACCGGCCCGACGGCCGCCGCGACGGCCGGTGGGATCCCGCGCTCGATGATCTCCTCTGGTCGGTCTGCGAGGAGCGCACCTGGGCGCTCCCCGCCCACGCCCCGCCCCCCGGCGCACCCGCCGGCCGGCACGTGGTGGACCTGTTCGCCGCCGAGACCGCGCACACCCTGGCCGAGGCGACCGTCCTGCCCGGCGTCCGGCTCGGCCCGCGCGTGCGCGCCCGCGTCCGGGCCGAGGTGGACCGGCGGGTGCTCGCGCCCTTCCAGGCCCGCCGCATGTGGTGGGAGACCTGCGCGCACAACTGGGCCGCCGTCTGCGCGGGCGCGGCCGGGATGGCCGCCCTGGCCCTCGGCTCGGCCCGCCTCCCCGCGCTCCTGCCCCGCGTGGAGGCGGCCCTCGCCGCGTTCCGCTCCGGCGCCGGCCGGGACGGCGCCTGCCTGGAGGGTCCCGACTACTGGGCCTACGGTTTCGGGTACTTCGTCTACTTCGCCGAGGCGCTGCGCGCGCACACCGGCCGCGACCTCCTCGACGACCCGCACGTGCGCGCCATGGCCGGCTATCCGGCCGCGATCGACCTCGGCGGCGGGCACCGCCCCGCCTTCGCCGACTCGGCCGGGCGCGGCGCGTACCCGGCCGGGCTGCTGGACCGCCTGGCCGAGCGGCTGGACGTGCCCGTGCCCGAGCAGCCGGCCGAGCCGTCCTTCCATGACGACCCCTGCTACCGCTGGGCGCACCTGAGCCGCACCCTGTGGTGGAGCACCGGCGCCGCCCGCCGCCCGCCCGCGCCGCAGGCGTTCCTCCCGGACGCCGGGATCGTCGCCGCCCGCGCCCCCGGCAGCGCCTTCGCCGCCAAGGGCGGCCACAACGACGAGCCGCACAACCACCTCGACCTCGGCCACTTCGTCCTGCGCGCGGGCGGCGCGACCGTGCTGGACGACCTGGGCGCGCCCGAGTACACCCGCGGCTACTTCGGCCCGCACCGCTACCGCACCCCGCAGGCGTCCGCCGCCTGGCACTCCGTCCCCCTCATCGACGGCACGCCGCAGCTCCCGGGGCGCGAGCGCGCGGCGAGGGTCGCGGCGCACGTCCCCGGCGAGCCGCTGCTGTTCGCCCTCGACCTCACCGCCGCCTACGGCACGCCGCGCCTGGCCCGGTTCGTCCGCACCTTCACCTGGCGTCCCGGCCGGCTCGACGTCGCCGACGACTTCGCCTTCCACGGCGGTGAGTGCCGGGTGGAGGAGGTGTTCGTCTCGCGCGCGCGTCCCGCGGTCCGGGACGGCGTCGTCCGGTGGGGGCCGGTGGTGCTCGACGTGCCGGAGCCGTGGCGGGCGCGGGCGGAGGAGCTGCGGGTCCGCGGCCACGACGGCGCCCGGGAGACGGTCCACCGGGTACGCCTGACCGCCGCCGTCCCGTCCGGTCCGCACCGTTTCGTCTTCCGCGTCACCTAG
- a CDS encoding DUF2264 domain-containing protein: MRWLRELDDRRLSPHTGWTRDHWAALADHLLLSARRHASPSHARFSFPGEPGGYGPDVDGLEGFARTFLAAGFRVAGEGGRDPHGHLEWYARGLAAGTDPASPDRWVRLDEHDQAKVEAASIALVLHLTRPWLWDRLDDRVRERVVEYLAPAVGAAYPPINWVWFQIVVEQFLASVGGPHSRADLEAGLALTDGFAREDGWYSDGDRRAYDHYAGWALHFYPLLWAEMAAGDPAADGRVAGYLGRLRRYLEDAVHLVGADGSPLLQGRSLTYRFAAAAPFWTGARAGLAAPAPGLLRRAASGIARHFVRHGAPGDDGLLTLGWHGPWRPIAQSYSGPGSPYWAAKGLYGLTLPADHPVWTAVEEPLPVERGDFRRVVRAPGWLVSGTRDDGVVRVVNHGTDHATPGDHRADSPLYARLGYSTATSPVLAGPHAADPLDQSVTLLDGDGRPSHRTGFGTLFAARLPSGTAVGASRWRAHWVRPDPDVPDHGYGRGGDVTLGPSITVVSALRGAWEVRLVRVDPECAFPLRVGGWPAPPGRTSAVVPGPGLDLADTAVARDATPLSGHTAIPWCGTAAAAEPGRWYTATILLAGGAPGRAPVVVGRCVTWSDGTEDVLELPS; the protein is encoded by the coding sequence ATGCGCTGGCTGCGGGAGCTGGACGACCGGCGGCTGTCCCCCCACACCGGCTGGACCAGGGACCACTGGGCGGCGCTGGCCGACCACCTGCTGCTGTCGGCCCGCCGGCACGCCTCCCCGTCCCACGCGCGTTTCTCCTTCCCCGGCGAGCCGGGCGGCTACGGGCCGGACGTGGACGGGCTGGAGGGCTTCGCCCGGACGTTCCTCGCGGCCGGGTTCCGGGTGGCGGGCGAGGGCGGCCGCGACCCGCACGGCCACCTGGAGTGGTACGCGCGCGGCCTGGCGGCGGGCACCGACCCCGCCTCCCCCGACCGCTGGGTGCGGCTGGACGAGCACGACCAGGCCAAGGTGGAGGCGGCGTCCATCGCGCTGGTGCTGCACCTGACCAGGCCGTGGCTGTGGGACCGGCTCGACGACCGGGTGCGCGAGCGGGTGGTGGAGTACCTGGCACCGGCGGTCGGGGCCGCGTACCCGCCGATCAACTGGGTCTGGTTCCAGATCGTCGTGGAGCAGTTCCTCGCCTCCGTCGGCGGCCCGCACTCCCGCGCGGACCTCGAGGCCGGGCTCGCGCTCACCGACGGCTTCGCCCGCGAGGACGGCTGGTACTCCGACGGCGACCGGCGCGCCTACGACCACTACGCCGGCTGGGCGCTGCACTTCTACCCGCTGCTGTGGGCCGAGATGGCCGCCGGCGACCCGGCCGCCGACGGCCGCGTCGCCGGCTACCTGGGGCGGCTGCGGCGCTACCTAGAGGACGCCGTCCACCTGGTCGGCGCGGACGGCTCGCCGCTGCTCCAGGGGCGCAGCCTCACCTACCGGTTCGCGGCGGCCGCGCCCTTCTGGACGGGCGCGCGGGCCGGGCTGGCGGCGCCCGCGCCCGGGCTGCTGCGCCGGGCCGCCTCCGGCATCGCCCGCCACTTCGTCCGGCACGGCGCGCCGGGCGACGACGGCCTGCTCACGCTCGGCTGGCACGGGCCATGGCGGCCGATCGCCCAGTCGTACTCCGGCCCCGGCTCCCCCTACTGGGCGGCCAAGGGCCTGTACGGGCTGACGCTGCCCGCCGATCACCCGGTGTGGACGGCCGTGGAGGAGCCGCTGCCGGTGGAGCGCGGCGACTTCCGGCGGGTGGTCCGGGCGCCCGGCTGGCTGGTGTCCGGCACCCGGGACGACGGCGTGGTCCGCGTCGTCAACCACGGCACCGACCACGCCACGCCCGGGGACCACCGCGCCGACTCGCCGCTGTACGCCCGCCTCGGCTACTCCACCGCGACCTCGCCCGTCCTGGCCGGGCCGCACGCCGCCGACCCCCTGGACCAGTCGGTCACGCTCCTCGACGGCGACGGCCGGCCCAGCCACCGCACCGGGTTCGGCACGCTGTTCGCCGCGCGCCTGCCGAGCGGCACCGCCGTGGGCGCGTCCCGGTGGCGGGCCCACTGGGTGCGCCCGGACCCGGACGTCCCCGACCACGGCTACGGGCGCGGCGGCGACGTCACGCTCGGGCCGTCGATCACGGTCGTGTCGGCCCTGCGCGGCGCCTGGGAGGTGCGGCTGGTCCGGGTGGACCCGGAGTGCGCGTTCCCGCTGCGGGTGGGGGGCTGGCCGGCGCCGCCGGGCCGGACCTCCGCCGTCGTCCCCGGCCCGGGGCTCGACCTGGCGGACACGGCCGTCGCGCGGGACGCCACCCCGCTGTCCGGCCACACGGCGATCCCGTGGTGCGGGACGGCGGCCGCCGCCGAGCCCGGCAGGTGGTACACGGCCACGATCCTGCTGGCCGGGGGCGCCCCCGGGCGCGCCCCCGTGGTCGTGGGGCGGTGTGTGACCTGGTCCGACGGCACCGAGGACGTCCTGGAGCTCCCCTCCTAG